The following are encoded in a window of Mycobacterium sp. ELW1 genomic DNA:
- the aceA gene encoding isocitrate lyase ICL2, whose amino-acid sequence MSIVEADAATQSPHQRAVSETQQYIDSPRFEGITRLYTAAQVVEQRGTIPVDYTVAREASAAFYKRLRELFAAKKSITTFGPYSPGQAVTMKRMGIEGIYLGGWATSAKGSTTEDPGPDLASYPLSQVPEEAAGLVRALLTADRNQQYLRLQMTPEQRAATPAVDYRPFIIADADTGHGGDPHVRNLIRRFVEAGVAGYHIEDQRPGTKKCGHQGGKVLVPSDEQLKRLNTARFQLDIMGVPGIIVARTDAEAANLIDSRGDERDQPFLLGATNLKVPPYKSCFLAMVRRFYESGVTELNGHLLYALPEGEYAVADAWLQRQGISDLITEQASAWRDGKEHSLDALFDKVESKFVDAWQDDASLDTYGDAVAELLAFRESEGEPHEMSAADWREFAKTASLHAAREKARELGVDAAWDPERAKTPEGYYQVRGGIPYAIAKSLAAAPFADLLWMETKTADLADAREFAEAIHAVYPDKMLAYNLSPSFNWDTTGMTDEEMRAFPEELGKMGFVFNFMTYGGHQIDGVAAEEFATALRQDGMLALARLQRKMRLVESPYRTPQTLVGGPRSDAALAASSGRTATTKSMGKGSTQHQHLVQTEVPKKLLEDWLALWSEHYELGEKLRVSLRPRRAGGEVLELGIWGEREQGGEQELLANVLVDPIKDRHGRSILTVRDQNTYAEKLRQKRLMTLIHLWMVHRFKADAVYYVTPTEDNIYQADKMKAHGIFSDVHKDVGEIIVADVNQERIAELLEPDRAALKRLIAKED is encoded by the coding sequence ATGTCCATCGTCGAAGCGGACGCAGCGACCCAGTCGCCCCATCAGCGCGCGGTCAGCGAGACCCAGCAATACATCGACAGTCCGCGATTCGAGGGGATCACCCGCCTCTACACCGCCGCCCAGGTCGTCGAGCAGCGCGGCACGATCCCCGTCGACTACACCGTCGCCCGCGAGGCGTCGGCCGCCTTCTACAAGAGGCTGCGAGAACTCTTCGCAGCCAAGAAGAGCATCACCACCTTCGGGCCGTACTCGCCGGGCCAGGCGGTGACCATGAAGCGGATGGGCATCGAGGGCATCTACCTCGGGGGCTGGGCCACCTCGGCCAAGGGCTCGACCACCGAGGACCCGGGCCCCGACCTGGCGAGCTACCCGCTGAGCCAGGTGCCCGAGGAGGCGGCAGGCCTGGTGCGCGCGCTGCTGACCGCCGACCGCAACCAGCAGTACCTGCGCCTGCAGATGACTCCCGAGCAGCGCGCGGCCACGCCGGCCGTCGACTACCGTCCGTTCATCATCGCCGACGCCGACACGGGCCACGGTGGAGACCCGCACGTGCGCAACCTGATTCGTCGATTTGTTGAGGCCGGCGTCGCGGGCTATCACATCGAGGACCAGCGCCCCGGCACCAAGAAGTGCGGCCATCAGGGCGGCAAGGTGCTGGTGCCGTCGGACGAGCAGCTCAAGCGACTCAACACCGCCCGCTTCCAGCTCGACATCATGGGTGTGCCGGGCATCATCGTCGCCCGCACCGATGCCGAGGCGGCCAACCTCATCGACAGCCGCGGTGATGAGCGAGACCAGCCGTTCCTGCTCGGCGCGACCAATCTCAAGGTGCCGCCGTACAAGTCGTGCTTCCTGGCCATGGTGCGCCGGTTCTACGAGTCGGGTGTCACCGAGCTCAACGGTCATCTGCTCTATGCGCTACCCGAAGGTGAATATGCGGTGGCCGACGCCTGGCTGCAGCGGCAGGGCATCTCCGACCTCATCACCGAACAAGCCAGCGCATGGCGCGACGGTAAAGAACATTCGCTGGACGCATTGTTCGACAAGGTCGAGTCGAAATTCGTCGACGCCTGGCAGGACGACGCCTCGCTGGACACCTATGGCGACGCGGTGGCCGAACTCCTCGCATTCCGGGAGAGCGAAGGCGAGCCGCACGAGATGAGCGCCGCGGACTGGCGCGAGTTCGCCAAGACCGCATCGCTGCACGCGGCCCGGGAGAAGGCGCGTGAACTCGGCGTCGACGCGGCATGGGATCCCGAGCGGGCCAAGACCCCCGAGGGCTACTACCAGGTGCGCGGTGGCATTCCGTATGCGATCGCGAAATCCCTTGCGGCAGCGCCGTTTGCCGACCTGCTGTGGATGGAGACCAAGACTGCCGATCTGGCCGACGCCCGCGAGTTCGCCGAAGCCATCCATGCGGTGTACCCGGACAAGATGCTGGCCTACAACCTCTCCCCCTCGTTCAACTGGGACACCACCGGGATGACCGACGAGGAGATGCGGGCCTTCCCCGAGGAACTCGGGAAGATGGGCTTCGTCTTCAACTTCATGACCTACGGCGGCCACCAGATCGACGGTGTCGCTGCCGAGGAGTTCGCCACCGCCCTGCGCCAGGACGGCATGCTGGCGCTGGCGCGCCTGCAGCGGAAGATGAGACTGGTCGAATCGCCCTACCGCACACCGCAAACGCTGGTCGGCGGTCCGCGCAGCGATGCCGCGCTGGCGGCGTCCTCGGGCCGCACCGCTACCACCAAGTCGATGGGTAAGGGTTCCACCCAGCATCAGCATCTGGTGCAGACCGAAGTGCCCAAGAAGCTGCTCGAAGACTGGTTGGCACTGTGGAGCGAGCACTACGAGCTCGGCGAGAAGCTGCGGGTGAGCTTGCGGCCGCGGCGAGCGGGCGGCGAGGTCCTGGAGCTCGGCATCTGGGGTGAGCGGGAGCAGGGCGGCGAGCAGGAGCTGCTGGCCAATGTGCTGGTGGACCCGATCAAGGACCGGCACGGCCGGAGCATTCTGACGGTGCGCGATCAGAACACCTACGCCGAGAAGCTGCGCCAGAAGCGCCTGATGACGTTGATCCACCTGTGGATGGTGCACCGGTTCAAGGCGGACGCCGTCTACTACGTGACGCCGACCGAGGACAACATCTATCAGGCCGACAAGATGAAGGCGCACGGCATTTTCAGCGATGTCCACAAGGACGTCGGCGAGATCATCGTCGCCGATGTCAATCAGGAGCGCATTGCCGAGCTGCTGGAGCCGGACCGTGCGGCACTGAAACGGCTTATCGCCAAGGAGGATTGA
- a CDS encoding MCE family protein, with product MKAAGLIFLAVIVLVLSLVYLQFRGDLSPRATLTMVSDRGGLVMDTGSKVTFNGVVIGRVINVSSGERDGKNIARLRLDVEPRYLAYIPANVHADIKATTVFGNKYVALSTPKNPVSARLTTSDVINASTVTTEFNTLFETVTSISEKVDPVKLNLTLSAAAEALNGLGTKFGQSIVNGNSVLDDINPQMPQIRRDIQRLGDLADVYTKASPDLWNALDHAVVTANSLNGQQHDIDAALLASMGFGNTGADVFERSKPYFIRGMADLVPTTQLLDTYSPELFCGIRNIAQAAPSALDAFGGNGYSLSTMTEILGAPNPYVYPDNLPRTNGRGGPGGAPGCWQTIDRNFWPAPYLVMDDGASIAPYNHFELGQPLLTEYVWGRQVGENTINP from the coding sequence TTGAAGGCCGCCGGCTTGATATTTCTTGCCGTGATCGTCCTGGTCCTGTCGTTGGTTTACCTGCAGTTTCGCGGCGACCTGTCACCGCGGGCGACGTTGACGATGGTCTCCGATCGCGGCGGCCTGGTGATGGACACGGGTTCGAAGGTCACCTTCAACGGAGTGGTGATCGGCCGGGTCATCAATGTCAGCTCCGGTGAGCGCGATGGAAAGAACATTGCGCGGCTGAGGCTCGACGTCGAGCCTCGCTATTTGGCCTACATCCCCGCCAACGTGCACGCCGACATCAAGGCCACCACGGTCTTCGGCAACAAATACGTCGCGCTGTCGACACCGAAGAACCCGGTGTCGGCCCGTCTGACGACGTCTGACGTCATCAACGCCTCCACCGTCACCACGGAGTTCAACACTCTTTTCGAGACGGTCACGTCGATCTCCGAGAAGGTGGATCCGGTCAAGCTGAATCTGACCCTGTCCGCGGCGGCGGAAGCGCTGAACGGGCTGGGCACCAAGTTCGGCCAGTCGATCGTCAACGGGAACTCGGTGCTCGACGACATCAACCCGCAGATGCCGCAGATCCGCCGCGACATCCAGCGACTGGGCGATCTGGCCGACGTCTACACCAAGGCCAGCCCCGACCTGTGGAATGCGCTCGACCACGCGGTGGTGACCGCGAACTCGCTCAACGGCCAGCAGCACGACATCGATGCGGCGCTGCTCGCCTCCATGGGGTTCGGCAATACCGGCGCCGATGTCTTCGAGCGCAGCAAGCCGTACTTCATTCGCGGGATGGCGGATCTGGTGCCCACCACCCAGCTTCTCGACACCTACAGCCCGGAACTGTTCTGCGGCATTCGCAACATCGCACAAGCGGCGCCCAGTGCACTGGATGCCTTCGGCGGCAACGGATATTCACTCAGCACGATGACCGAGATCCTCGGCGCGCCGAATCCCTACGTGTACCCGGACAACCTGCCCAGGACCAACGGTAGGGGTGGTCCGGGCGGAGCGCCCGGGTGCTGGCAGACGATCGACCGCAATTTCTGGCCGGCTCCCTACCTGGTGATGGATGACGGCGCCTCGATCGCGCCGTACAACCACTTCGAACTCGGCCAGCCTTTGCTCACCGAGTACGTGTGGGGGCGGCAGGTCGGCGAGAACACCATCAATCCC